The following is a genomic window from Prunus persica cultivar Lovell chromosome G7, Prunus_persica_NCBIv2, whole genome shotgun sequence.
TACCTTAAGGCTTCAATCCTATATAATAAAACCATTAGTGCTCAAACAGGAGCATGGCCTAGGTTTTGTCCGAAAGCatgaagataaaaataaaaaaacttaccTTAGCAAATCCAGTGCGACGGTCAAGATTCATATGCAAATTCTTGATTTCCCCATAGTAACCAAATGCATTCAAAATATGATCTTCCTGTGCCTCTTCATGTATCCCAGTGATCAATACAATCCATCCTTCAATAGCTGCACACATAATAACCCAAAAATCACCCAGAAATAAGCCAACCTTACTAAGTGACAGCAAAAGGACAAACATATTTGTTGAATACCAAGAATGAGAGTTGGACTACATATTGCAGCAAATGAATCATTAAGACccataaaaaattacattacCCACTCCTCTCATTGTAACAATAGAAAGAGACAGATCAtggtacccaaaaaaaaaaaagaaatgactCCGTACAAAGACAGTTCATCCCACAAGGCTTTCATCATAGTGAGATAGGAAGAGACGGAAATTTAAGCTTGATGAAGATCTTTCAAGATAGCATCCAACAACCACAAAAGAATCATTGTAATGTAATGAGCCTAGCTGCATAATCTGGTGAAGAAGCATCAGATTGTTTGACAATACCATCAACAAACACAAGTTTGTTTTTTACTGTAAGTGCCATATGCACCATCATGCTCCTTGGCTGATTGTAATAACCATCAGGAAGGGTAGACAAACACAAAAGAATTTTTAGAATATAGAGGGATCCCTGTTGGGTCATTAAGCGTTCTGTTTTGTGCACCCTATCTTTTTGAATCACAAGGAGCcactttttttcatttagaGTTTCATAACAACCTTAGACCCTAATCGTATAGAACAAAGTGGTAGTTCTGGTCTCCTTGGAACTTAACTTCTGGTCTTTTCTTCCACTTGCttaccagaaaagaaaatcgtTCAAAAGcaaatacaacataaacataagTTCTAAATATTCATTCTTGTTACTATCATATCTCACTGACCAAATAGAGAGCCTTGTCCCTGAGccctaaacccaaaaccaattagTATTAAACTGTAAATCATATTAAATCTCAGAAACAGCCAGGTGTAGTTTCTTGGATCCAAAATAAGGAAAtgtcatttcattttcattcatcTTTCTCTGCAACCAAACAAAGAAGTCCACAAAACATTAcaaatcaaaaagaaaattatgaggaaataaattttttttttttttaaaaaggccTAGAAGAAGTTATAAAACACGTAAATAGCCCTAATAATCATTTTGTTAAgcctaaaacaaaataaataataattacaaGCACACAAATTAAGAATTAATATCAAATCAAACGAAGCCTAACAACTAAATCAATCTCGCTCTACAGTTATGTCCCTAACTTCAATCCGGGACCAAAACAGTGACATTTGGAATTATTCACAACTAAATTCCCGTTATCGAGCATTTTCcgagcaaccaaacagaaaatcgagcatcaaagaaaaaaatgccgAATCCGAAGGAAATGACAAATAGAGCaatgcgagagagagagagagagagagagagagagagagagagagagagagagaggaactgACAACGTTGAGGAGCGTAGCCTTGAGAAGGGGGCTCATTCGCATCGAGGAAAAATGGATTGTTTGGGTGGTCTAGGGTTTTGGATTGTGATCTGAGACGTCCGCTTCCTCCTCTGCCTTTGGTTCTCCTAGGCATGGGCTCAACGACTGCGTCCTCCATTGAAACGTCGTCGTCGTGGCCTTCCATAGCTTTCGATCTCTCTCGCTCGCTCTCACTGGTCACTACCGAGAACCAAATGCTTTTTGGTGCAATTAATTAGGACTGAGTACGgtgctttcttttttactttgcgGGTTCCCGCCAGTTCCCTCCAGTCTCTGTTTGTCAAGCGAACGAGTACATACATTGGGTGCAAGCAACCCGAATAATGCTATGCCaacacaaattattaaaacaCTTGTCATGGTGTTATTGGCTAAAAataatttctattttataaaaatctttctCCTGACTGAGTGAGTGAtgcaattttctttaaacaaataaaataagaaaaatgcttTTTGAATACAAGCGACagtctaaattacaaaatagaTGAAATTTTCGCATATGCACATTATCAAGGTGCCATGAAAAGTTCGAACATGAGATCACTGGTCTTCAAgtcaatatattttattactaTGCTAGACTCCATTGGGAATTAGTTAATGATTTTAATCACATGTGTAatagatatttttaaaaaaaaaaaaactatttatcTTATGCATCTAATAGATGACTGAAATTAGAAGTctttaactaatttttttaccaataaattttaatttgagaaGCTCTCATGAAACGAAAACACTTGGTTAATAAATTTACCACAAAAAAGGTTTGAATACCTTTTGGATTCCTAtggttttgtttgaaatttcaatctggttcttgtttttttttttcttttggtaatgAACCTAAGGCTCTTGTGTTTTAATCTATTAATTATGGTCATTTTTGTCTAGTTTGAACATTAATGTGTGCACATTGCATGTGTAGAGACTCGAACATCAAAGTAGGTTAACGTTAAATAAAATTGGCTTGTTAAAGAGATACACATTGATGAAattgttcaaattcaaaatatattgaCCAAAATATAACGTCGAGCAACATACaggaaaaatacatattgttATTTGAGTTCCAAAATGAAGAAAGCACAACCATTTGAattccaaaatgaaaaaaaaaaaaaactttgctGTTGTTTTTATTCTCTTATAAAATGAGTATCAAGATACAagtttctttttcactttacCTACCCACCCCTAATGAGAAATGTTCGAATCCAGCAACATGCTAATCTTACCTAGCAacttttatttagtcaattttatctttttaaacaaagttttaaattttatatataactaAGGGTTAATTTTGATTTAGTACCTTGAACTCTTACCCTTAAGGCATGTTTGCTCAGGCACTCTCAATTTTAACTATTACATACCTTAAACTTTTCAATCTTTTGCAATTTGGTTCCAGCATTAACTTCACTGTCAAAATTTCAGTTAATAGCTTGCATGACAAGCCTGGGTCTTACTCACCTATTCGTTTATTCGATGTCAATTAAAGAGTATTTTTGGGTAATTGGTGTCTTCCCGCCCATGAGAACACATTACATACATTAATACCAAACcatttttgaacaaaatacccaaaaatatCATTCAACTAACATTGAAGGAAGTGAAAAAGTGGGACCCAAGCTTGCCACTCAAGCAAATAACGAAAATTTTGACGGTGAAGTTAATGCCAGAACCATattgcaaaaaattgaaaaacttggGGTAAAATTGAGAGTGCATGAACAAACATACCTCATGGGTAAGAGTTTAGGGtactaaattgaaattaaccctaaaagaaaacattataATTAGAAGGATTATTGCTTATACACAAATctaagaattttatttttaattttagggttaatTACAGTTTAGTACCCTATAGTTACATCTTTAAGATAAGTCCTTATCttctcaattttaacaatcaCATACCTTTGTCTTTTAAATTCATTACAATGTGGTTCTGCCGTTAGGGTTTCTATAAAATCTCTCTATTAGTTGCCTACGTGGCATTGTGGGTCCcacatttttcaaattttttaatatttaattgattaaaatatgaataaaatattaaaaacaaaaaaaaaaaaaaaatctctctctctctctgcattcCCCCGATCAAGCTCCAACACCCAACCCTCAAACCCATATCACAGCCACCCTTCACTGCAATGCAACCACCCAACGCTCCTTCCCCGATAACCACCACCCTCCAACCCCCAACGAACCCAGAACCCCAAACCCTCCCACATTATGTTTTCACCCAGAAACCCTCAAACCCACCCACATATGCAAACAatgttctgtttttgttttttgtttttgtcctttccaatttgttggtttttgaatttgcagatagagagatgaagacTAGCAGATCTCACTGGAAAGCATTGACTGACGGCGGCAACGAGGTCTGTATGATGGAGAGAGAGTGATTTGTGTTGATGTATGTGTTGTttgaattatgctttgtttgtgttttgttttgaattatgctttggttgtgttttATGATGAATTATGctttctttgtgttttgaatcaaattatgctttgttttgatgTATGCAATGTGTCAAATAAATAGCTATATTATTGAATGCTttctttattcaataaaagaaaaggcaatagaactaattaagaaatacaactaattaaataaaagacaagaaata
Proteins encoded in this region:
- the LOC18770604 gene encoding RNA-binding protein 8A → MEGHDDDVSMEDAVVEPMPRRTKGRGGSGRLRSQSKTLDHPNNPFFLDANEPPSQGYAPQRSIEGWIVLITGIHEEAQEDHILNAFGYYGEIKNLHMNLDRRTGFAKGNALIEYETFEEADAAISAMNGTKLFGRTILVNSAFMTGPFGSNSRRSPQLNRSRSPRMKY